The Tolypothrix sp. PCC 7712 region TAGGTATTAAACAAATGCATATTGTTGTAATTTTTATCAATGTTGGCAGTTATCATGCTGCACGCTTACGTGCTGCTTATTCTGCTTGTCAGGAAAAAGGTTGGCAGTTTACAGCTATTCAAGTCACAGATGATACCTTAGAACATCCTTGGGGGGATTTAGAGCGAGAAATTACATTTCCGCTAAAAACCTTACTGCCTAAGAATGATGAGTCTTCATATGCAGAACAGGCGGCGGCTGTACTTCCTGGTTTTTTAGACAACTTACAACCAAGTGCTGTTGTGATTCCTGGTTGGGGTTTTCCAGTATCCCGCGCTGCGCTTTCTTGGTGTAAGCACCATCAAGTACCAGCGATTTTGATGAGTGAAACCAAGTGGGATGATGAAAAACGTCTCTGGTGGAAGGAGAAAATCAAGTTTTGGCTACTGATTGGCAAGTTTGATGCAGCTTTAGTGGGGGGTAAACTACATCGTGACTATTTGATGGAGTTAGGTTTTCCCCGCGATCGCATTTTTCTGGGATACGATGCTGTTGATAACGATTATTTTGCCAAACAAGCTGAGATAGCAAGGTTCGATCCGGTTGAAACAAGACGGCGAAATCCCCAGATACCGACTAAACCTTATTTCATTGCTGTCACTCGTCTACTCAAACGGAAAAATGTCTTTGGCCTTGTACAAGCATTTGCAGCTTATCACCAACAAATGGGAAATGAGCAAGCATGGGATTTAGTCATTTGTGGTAGCGGTGAAGAAGAAGCGGAAATTCGCAATTTTATTATGGAACAAAAATTGCAAGATGCTGTATATTTACCAGGTTTTATCCCTTACCAAAATATTGGCGATTGGTATGGATTAGCTAATGCTTTTGTCCATCCCGCTTTGCAAGAACAGTGGGGTCTAGTACTGA contains the following coding sequences:
- a CDS encoding glycosyltransferase family 4 protein, coding for MHIVVIFINVGSYHAARLRAAYSACQEKGWQFTAIQVTDDTLEHPWGDLEREITFPLKTLLPKNDESSYAEQAAAVLPGFLDNLQPSAVVIPGWGFPVSRAALSWCKHHQVPAILMSETKWDDEKRLWWKEKIKFWLLIGKFDAALVGGKLHRDYLMELGFPRDRIFLGYDAVDNDYFAKQAEIARFDPVETRRRNPQIPTKPYFIAVTRLLKRKNVFGLVQAFAAYHQQMGNEQAWDLVICGSGEEEAEIRNFIMEQKLQDAVYLPGFIPYQNIGDWYGLANAFVHPALQEQWGLVLNEACAAGLPVLCSRTVGARYELIDHGRNGLLFDPESVLDMTDALKTIHQMDADLRIKMGRNSQEIVENFSPQVFADGLLKAIQASLNG